A genomic stretch from Vibrio coralliilyticus includes:
- a CDS encoding PhzF family phenazine biosynthesis protein has protein sequence MELDIYQVDSFTSETFKGNPAGVCITDQPLDESLMFAIAAEMAVSETAFLSLNDMRLRWFTPAVEVKLCGHGTLAVAHVLKQQGKIRTGDNITFNTLSGLLNVKVLTSTYELDFPTPELKYNPHCSEERLNALGLSEQQVMSYCQFDDKELFELTDEQAVHDLSPDFSSLVRQPGRGIIVTARSTQSDSDIISRYFAPWVGVNEDPVTGSAHCALAEFWAGTIKKSVFTAYQASSRGGYLDIKREGNGRVKISGSAVTALKGTLFI, from the coding sequence TGGATATCTATCAAGTCGACTCATTTACAAGCGAAACTTTCAAGGGAAACCCAGCTGGAGTCTGCATTACAGATCAACCACTTGATGAATCATTAATGTTTGCTATTGCTGCAGAAATGGCGGTGTCTGAAACGGCGTTTTTATCCTTAAACGATATGCGATTACGCTGGTTCACACCTGCAGTAGAAGTCAAACTGTGCGGACATGGGACACTCGCAGTTGCCCATGTTCTCAAACAACAAGGAAAGATTAGAACTGGTGACAATATTACCTTCAATACCCTTTCCGGTTTGCTGAATGTCAAGGTGTTAACTTCGACTTATGAGTTGGACTTCCCTACCCCTGAATTGAAGTATAACCCACATTGCTCTGAAGAGAGACTCAATGCACTTGGGTTATCTGAACAACAGGTTATGTCCTACTGTCAGTTTGATGACAAAGAACTGTTTGAGCTTACCGACGAACAAGCAGTGCATGACCTAAGCCCGGATTTTTCTTCATTGGTAAGACAACCGGGACGAGGGATCATCGTCACCGCTCGATCAACTCAATCCGATAGCGATATCATCTCTCGCTACTTTGCGCCTTGGGTCGGTGTGAATGAAGATCCAGTGACAGGTTCAGCGCACTGTGCATTGGCAGAGTTCTGGGCAGGTACAATCAAAAAGTCTGTATTCACCGCCTACCAAGCATCCTCAAGGGGCGGTTATCTTGATATCAAACGAGAGGGAAATGGGAGGGTCAAGATTTCTGGTAGCGCGGTGACCGCTCTAAAAGGCACGCTATTTATCTGA